One genomic region from Rhizomicrobium palustre encodes:
- the purU gene encoding formyltetrahydrofolate deformylase, whose product MTKETFILTLSCPDRRGIVASVSRFLFESGCNIIDSAQYGDPENGRFFLRISFASETGAGLSELQTGFAPIAEEFGMTAAIHGGGSKTRTLLMVSKFGHCLVDLLYRHRIGALPIDIPVIVSNHRDFADVAAAHGIPFRYLPINKENRKAQENSLAEIITEERIDLVVLARYMQILSPELCASMPGRVINIHHSFLPSFKGARPYHQAHDRGVKLIGATAHYVTADLDEGPIIEQSVERATHAMSGDEMAAVGRDIENRVLARAVQWHAEHRILLNGRRTVVFY is encoded by the coding sequence ATGACGAAAGAAACCTTCATTCTCACCCTGTCCTGCCCGGACCGGCGTGGCATCGTGGCCAGCGTCTCGCGCTTTTTGTTCGAAAGCGGCTGCAACATCATCGACAGCGCGCAATATGGCGATCCTGAAAATGGCCGCTTCTTCCTGCGCATATCCTTTGCATCAGAGACAGGCGCTGGCCTGAGCGAGCTACAGACAGGCTTTGCACCTATCGCCGAGGAATTTGGCATGACGGCCGCCATTCACGGTGGCGGCTCAAAAACCCGCACACTCCTGATGGTCTCAAAATTCGGCCACTGTTTGGTGGACTTGCTGTATCGCCACCGCATTGGCGCCCTGCCCATCGATATCCCGGTGATCGTCTCTAACCATCGCGATTTCGCCGATGTGGCCGCAGCGCATGGCATCCCTTTCCGTTATCTTCCGATCAATAAAGAGAACAGAAAAGCCCAGGAAAACTCGCTGGCGGAGATCATCACCGAAGAGCGGATCGATCTCGTGGTGCTCGCACGCTACATGCAAATCCTCTCGCCGGAGCTTTGCGCCTCTATGCCCGGGCGGGTCATCAACATCCACCACTCGTTCTTACCCAGCTTCAAAGGCGCCCGCCCTTATCATCAGGCCCATGATCGCGGCGTGAAGCTGATCGGGGCTACCGCCCATTACGTCACTGCTGATCTCGACGAAGGCCCGATCATCGAACAATCGGTCGAACGCGCCACCCACGCGATGTCCGGCGACGAAATGGCGGCGGTGGGCCGAGATATCGAAAACCGCGTGCTGGCCCGCGCGGTGCAGTGGCATGCCGAACACCGCATCCTGCTAAACGGACGGCGGACGGTGGTTTTCTATTAA
- a CDS encoding NAD(P)-dependent oxidoreductase, which produces MKVGFIGLGAMGSGIAANILREGHELVVWNRSPGPLEALKAQGAVVAKSPEETLTGDALFTMLANDAAVSAIGLDGPLLDKAAKGLVHVNMATVSTAFAKALTEAHRARGLGYVASPVFGRPDAAAAGKLTVVAAGAREDIAKVEPILTKIGAKYAVVGSDPVQANLFKISGNFMIAAAIEAMGEAAALLQKGGVDPAVFFDVLTSANFNAPIYKIYGKIIAEQSYDQAGFKLSLGYKDAGLTLAAAKEFEAPLPLASLVHDHFLAAMAAGWGEKDWASLAKLAADRTKVATS; this is translated from the coding sequence ATGAAGGTTGGATTTATTGGTTTGGGCGCAATGGGCAGCGGTATCGCGGCCAATATCCTGCGCGAAGGCCACGAACTGGTCGTTTGGAACCGCTCGCCCGGCCCGCTGGAAGCTCTCAAGGCACAAGGCGCGGTTGTAGCAAAATCCCCAGAGGAGACCCTCACCGGCGATGCGCTTTTCACCATGCTGGCCAATGATGCCGCGGTGTCGGCCATCGGCCTTGATGGCCCACTTCTGGACAAGGCCGCGAAGGGGCTGGTCCATGTAAATATGGCGACGGTTTCAACCGCCTTCGCCAAGGCGCTGACCGAAGCTCATCGCGCGCGTGGTCTTGGCTATGTCGCAAGCCCCGTCTTTGGACGGCCTGATGCGGCGGCGGCGGGTAAGCTCACTGTGGTTGCAGCGGGCGCCCGCGAGGATATCGCCAAGGTCGAGCCGATCCTCACCAAAATCGGCGCCAAATATGCAGTAGTTGGCAGCGATCCCGTACAAGCCAATTTATTTAAGATTTCCGGCAATTTCATGATCGCTGCTGCTATCGAAGCCATGGGGGAGGCCGCCGCGCTTCTGCAAAAAGGCGGTGTGGATCCGGCAGTGTTTTTCGACGTGCTCACCAGCGCCAATTTCAACGCCCCGATCTACAAGATTTACGGCAAGATCATCGCCGAGCAGAGCTACGACCAAGCCGGCTTCAAACTGAGCCTGGGCTACAAGGATGCTGGCCTGACGCTCGCCGCCGCCAAAGAATTCGAAGCGCCACTCCCACTTGCCTCACTCGTGCATGATCACTTCCTGGCCGCCATGGCTGCGGGCTGGGGTGAAAAAGACTGGGCGAGCCTAGCCAAGCTTGCGGCGGATCGGACCAAAGTCGCGACCTCATAA
- a CDS encoding pyridoxal phosphate-dependent decarboxylase family protein encodes MEQREPNLDPENWDSLRREAHAMLDDMLDYIAQIRTRPVWQPIPDEKRAQFRAPLPQGPSDLRDVYQEFAQDVLPYAAGNVHPGFMGWVNGGGTAVGMLAEMLAGGINANLGGRDHMPVEVERQIVAWMREILGFPETATGLFVTGSSLANFIGILVARTAALGPSVRKQGVGGEGSKLRAYASAAAHRCIPLGMDLSGLGSDAVRPIPFDGDGRMDIPALKAAIAEDRAAGLKPFLVVGTAGTVDTGAVDDLDAIADLCAAEKLHFHIDGAFGAMAVLSPELKPLMKGLERADSIAFDFHKWAQVPYDAGFVMVRDGALHRDTFASPAAYLRTNAKGLAAGAPWFSDFGPDLSRGFRALKTWFTLKTYGLKKMGEVVAHSCALAKHLEERIRAEPKLELLTPARLNIVCFRYGSDDALNARLVIELQETGVAAPSTTTINGKLAIRCAFVNHRTRFSDVDAMVNTVLRLGVAVVAR; translated from the coding sequence ATGGAACAGCGCGAACCCAATCTAGACCCCGAAAACTGGGACAGCTTGCGGCGCGAGGCGCATGCCATGCTGGACGATATGCTCGACTATATCGCTCAGATTCGCACCCGCCCGGTCTGGCAGCCGATCCCCGATGAAAAACGCGCGCAATTTCGCGCGCCGCTTCCGCAAGGGCCGTCTGATCTGCGCGATGTTTATCAGGAATTTGCGCAAGATGTTCTGCCCTATGCGGCAGGCAATGTGCATCCTGGTTTCATGGGCTGGGTGAATGGTGGCGGCACTGCGGTTGGCATGCTGGCCGAAATGCTGGCGGGCGGCATTAACGCCAATCTCGGTGGTCGTGATCACATGCCGGTCGAGGTGGAACGGCAGATTGTAGCCTGGATGCGGGAAATCTTGGGCTTTCCAGAGACGGCCACCGGTTTGTTTGTAACCGGTTCTTCGCTCGCCAACTTCATCGGTATCTTGGTGGCGCGTACAGCCGCTCTGGGTCCGTCGGTCCGCAAGCAAGGAGTGGGAGGTGAGGGAAGCAAGCTGCGCGCCTATGCCAGTGCTGCTGCGCACCGGTGCATCCCGCTGGGTATGGATTTAAGTGGCTTGGGAAGTGATGCTGTCCGCCCCATTCCCTTTGATGGCGATGGCCGCATGGATATCCCTGCGCTAAAAGCCGCGATAGCCGAAGATCGCGCCGCGGGCCTTAAGCCGTTTCTCGTTGTAGGAACGGCAGGCACCGTCGATACCGGTGCGGTTGATGATTTGGATGCTATTGCTGATCTCTGTGCGGCAGAAAAACTTCATTTTCATATCGATGGCGCATTCGGTGCAATGGCGGTGCTGTCGCCCGAGTTGAAGCCTCTTATGAAGGGGCTAGAGCGAGCCGATTCCATCGCCTTTGATTTCCATAAATGGGCTCAAGTACCCTATGATGCGGGCTTCGTGATGGTGCGCGATGGCGCCTTGCATCGCGATACGTTTGCCAGTCCAGCCGCCTATTTGCGGACAAATGCCAAGGGGCTCGCAGCCGGCGCGCCGTGGTTCTCCGATTTCGGGCCAGATCTTTCGCGTGGGTTCCGCGCCTTGAAAACCTGGTTCACGCTAAAGACTTATGGTCTGAAGAAAATGGGTGAGGTCGTCGCCCATAGCTGTGCACTCGCCAAGCATTTGGAAGAACGCATTCGTGCTGAACCGAAGCTGGAACTTCTCACGCCCGCACGCCTCAATATCGTCTGCTTCCGCTATGGCAGCGATGATGCTTTGAATGCCCGCCTAGTGATAGAGTTACAAGAAACCGGTGTGGCTGCGCCTTCGACTACGACAATCAACGGAAAACTCGCAATCCGCTGCGCCTTCGTTAACCACCGTACGCGGTTTTCGGATGTTGATGCGATGGTCAATACCGTCCTGCGGCTTGGTGTAGCGGTTGTGGCACGCTAG
- a CDS encoding mechanosensitive ion channel family protein — protein MKKSYMHLIPAWIPDWVVAVVALALIAVITAIALGFVRMALRRLLPSDRTLTHTVLQHAGGVAQYAFTMLVAGLITPALPLDRGTNQIVERFLFAGFIILLGWVAIIASDLAINRYMSRFHSNTADNLLARKAITQMKLLKRTVDVVIGIITVGFALMTFDAVRQFGVSLFASAGIAGLAVGFAAKPLLENLVAGVQLAITQPFRIDDVVIVNNEWGWIEEINSTYVVVRCWDWRRLVVPLSYMMTNPFQNWTRQSSQLIGTVYIYVNYTTDVERIRSKATEIAKASKLWDGRVINVQVSDISENSMTMQVRILVTSADSGKSWDMRCEMREKIIAWMRDEYPEALPVWREEIQQWPSVPQPLHQAAGRY, from the coding sequence ATGAAGAAATCCTATATGCATCTCATCCCTGCCTGGATTCCTGACTGGGTAGTCGCTGTGGTCGCGCTCGCATTGATCGCAGTTATCACCGCAATTGCCTTGGGATTTGTGCGCATGGCTTTACGGCGGCTATTGCCGAGTGACCGCACCCTCACCCATACAGTGCTGCAGCACGCCGGCGGCGTTGCACAATATGCGTTTACGATGCTGGTTGCGGGCCTGATCACCCCCGCACTCCCGCTTGACCGTGGCACTAATCAGATTGTGGAAAGATTTCTCTTTGCGGGATTCATTATCCTGCTGGGATGGGTCGCGATCATCGCCTCCGACCTCGCCATTAACCGCTATATGAGCCGCTTTCATTCGAACACTGCGGATAACCTCTTGGCGCGCAAAGCCATCACACAGATGAAGCTCCTAAAGCGTACTGTGGATGTAGTGATCGGCATTATCACCGTAGGCTTTGCGTTGATGACCTTTGACGCGGTACGCCAGTTCGGTGTTTCGCTTTTCGCCTCCGCGGGTATCGCTGGCTTGGCGGTGGGCTTCGCGGCAAAACCTCTATTGGAAAATCTCGTCGCGGGCGTGCAACTCGCCATTACGCAGCCCTTTCGCATTGATGACGTGGTGATCGTCAATAATGAATGGGGCTGGATCGAGGAGATCAACTCCACCTATGTCGTTGTACGTTGCTGGGATTGGCGGCGGCTTGTCGTGCCGTTGAGCTACATGATGACCAATCCCTTCCAGAACTGGACACGCCAATCCTCGCAGCTCATTGGCACAGTTTATATCTACGTGAACTACACCACCGACGTGGAGCGCATACGTAGCAAGGCTACCGAAATCGCCAAAGCCTCGAAGCTGTGGGACGGACGTGTCATAAACGTGCAGGTATCAGATATCAGTGAAAACAGCATGACCATGCAGGTGCGCATCCTGGTGACCTCTGCGGATTCGGGAAAATCCTGGGATATGCGCTGCGAAATGCGCGAAAAAATCATTGCCTGGATGCGCGATGAATATCCCGAAGCCTTGCCTGTCTGGCGTGAGGAAATCCAGCAATGGCCTAGCGTGCCACAACCGCTACACCAAGCCGCAGGACGGTATTGA
- a CDS encoding alpha,alpha-trehalose-phosphate synthase (UDP-forming): MARLVIVSNRVPTPSKAARAGGLAIALKDAIQPGTLWFGWSGHQAPQTSSEAKITNFEGVDYATIDLKQEDYQNFYVGFANSTLWPLLHFRLGLMEFRRENLEGYRSVNEIFAKVLAPLLRPDDIIWVHDYHLIPLADELRRLGVKNALGFFLHIPFVPSSMFAALPRGEDLLHDFCAYDVVGFQTEEHRHDFLDSVRRIIDFPADNDGVITACNGRKVRAVVTPIGIDSGAFRSQAIQAAKSRNTRRLTESLVGRKLMIGADRLDYSKGLPNRFEAFNRFLERFPQHKNAVSFLQIAAPSREDVSEYAALRHQLNRLAGDINGRHGAFDWVPLRYMSQSLARSTLAGFYRFAQIGVVTPLRDGMNLVAHEYVAAQDPEDPGVLILSNFAGVAAYFEEALIVNPYDPDEIAEAMHEAMVMSKEERQSRHKRLFEKLQTLSAQAYCDQFLKALSGAQLTRAAA; the protein is encoded by the coding sequence TTGGCTCGGCTCGTCATCGTTTCTAATCGTGTCCCAACTCCATCCAAAGCCGCGCGCGCAGGCGGGCTCGCCATCGCGCTGAAAGATGCCATTCAGCCTGGCACGTTGTGGTTCGGCTGGAGTGGCCACCAAGCGCCGCAAACTTCGAGCGAAGCCAAGATCACAAACTTTGAAGGGGTCGATTATGCGACCATTGATCTGAAGCAAGAGGACTATCAGAATTTCTATGTCGGCTTTGCCAATTCCACGCTCTGGCCGCTTCTGCACTTCCGCTTAGGGTTGATGGAATTTCGCCGGGAGAATCTCGAAGGCTACCGCTCCGTCAATGAGATTTTCGCGAAGGTCCTCGCCCCATTACTACGGCCTGACGACATCATCTGGGTGCATGATTATCATCTCATCCCGCTTGCAGATGAACTGCGCCGCCTCGGCGTGAAGAACGCGCTTGGATTCTTTCTGCACATTCCCTTCGTGCCGTCGAGTATGTTCGCGGCCCTACCCCGCGGCGAAGATCTTCTACATGATTTTTGTGCTTATGACGTGGTGGGATTTCAGACAGAGGAACATCGACACGACTTCCTCGATTCCGTGCGCCGCATCATTGATTTCCCCGCCGATAATGACGGCGTGATTACGGCCTGCAACGGACGAAAAGTGCGCGCCGTGGTGACCCCCATAGGCATCGACTCCGGTGCCTTCCGAAGCCAAGCTATCCAAGCCGCTAAAAGCCGTAATACCCGACGCCTTACAGAAAGCCTTGTCGGACGCAAGCTGATGATCGGGGCCGATAGGCTGGATTATTCCAAAGGCCTGCCAAACCGTTTTGAAGCTTTTAATCGCTTCCTGGAGCGTTTTCCCCAACACAAAAACGCCGTCAGCTTTCTGCAAATCGCAGCCCCCTCCCGCGAAGATGTTTCAGAATATGCCGCCCTGCGCCACCAATTGAATCGTCTTGCAGGTGATATCAATGGCCGCCACGGCGCATTTGATTGGGTGCCTTTGCGCTATATGAGCCAAAGTTTGGCCCGCTCCACCTTGGCAGGCTTTTACCGCTTCGCGCAGATCGGCGTCGTCACCCCATTGCGGGACGGTATGAATCTGGTCGCACATGAATATGTAGCGGCTCAAGATCCCGAAGACCCTGGGGTCCTGATTTTGTCGAATTTCGCAGGCGTGGCCGCCTATTTCGAGGAAGCCTTGATCGTGAATCCCTACGACCCCGATGAGATCGCGGAAGCAATGCACGAGGCGATGGTCATGAGCAAAGAAGAGCGGCAGTCGCGTCATAAACGGTTGTTTGAGAAGCTGCAGACCCTCTCGGCCCAGGCGTATTGTGATCAATTTTTGAAAGCTCTTTCGGGAGCTCAACTTACCAGGGCCGCCGCATGA
- the otsB gene encoding trehalose-phosphatase, with translation MANTPTIAPPIEQNWALFLDIDGTLLDIAPTPEAVVVPEGLIASLEAASQKLGGALAVVSGRPLISIDALLAPLTLPAAAEHGAVLRNPDGLLQRAGGGLPLPWRENIREVAATWEGVVIDEKPHSVAVHFRLAPSREEDVCRLLQQVINGHEDYEILPAKMAFELRRKGQHKGAAIESFMALSPFAGRLPVFIGDDFTDEDGFAVTRAMGGKGLHVQDDFAGEPSRVRNWLSQWAGT, from the coding sequence ATGGCCAATACCCCCACGATAGCCCCGCCCATTGAGCAGAACTGGGCCCTGTTTCTCGATATCGATGGGACCCTTTTAGACATCGCCCCCACCCCCGAAGCCGTGGTGGTGCCGGAAGGGCTGATCGCCTCCCTCGAAGCAGCCTCCCAGAAGCTTGGGGGAGCGCTAGCCGTAGTCAGCGGCAGACCTCTGATCTCCATTGACGCCCTGCTGGCCCCCCTCACCTTGCCCGCCGCCGCCGAGCATGGCGCCGTGCTGCGTAATCCTGACGGGTTGCTGCAGCGCGCCGGTGGCGGCTTGCCGTTACCTTGGAGAGAGAATATCCGCGAGGTGGCCGCCACATGGGAAGGCGTGGTGATCGATGAAAAGCCCCACAGCGTAGCCGTGCACTTTCGCCTTGCCCCCTCCCGCGAAGAGGACGTTTGCAGGCTCCTTCAGCAAGTCATCAATGGCCACGAGGATTATGAAATCCTGCCCGCCAAGATGGCCTTCGAGTTACGGCGCAAGGGGCAGCATAAGGGCGCCGCTATAGAGTCTTTCATGGCATTATCGCCCTTCGCTGGGCGACTGCCTGTATTCATCGGCGACGACTTCACGGATGAAGATGGCTTCGCGGTCACCCGCGCCATGGGCGGAAAGGGCCTGCACGTGCAGGATGATTTCGCGGGCGAACCGTCCAGAGTGCGCAACTGGTTATCTCAATGGGCCGGAACCTGA
- a CDS encoding mechanosensitive ion channel family protein, which produces MSMPGPLSSVDLSRLLSETPHKLLEQAQNPVVLGQLAWILLSGLIAYSVSKRLHGVLTRIAPKTLPAAWRAGLVLTAEFVAMPVLWLVLLWLAGGVELVFEVPLHFVGAAIDLVLAWICIRLLSSTVKSKAASVVIAISAWSIAALSILDLYTPLTRWMRAVDVYENKQHHITLFDAVSAVALLVVLLWLTRLLYGFLRRQIETAQSLTPSLKVLLTQLLQIFLPSMAVVIALQTVGVDLTTLTVAFGAIGLGVGLGLQRLVSNLVAGLSLLLGQTIKPGDILAYKGTFGYVTGMGARYVTLRTLGGVEHLIPNDHFLENGVENWTYSDNRLALSVSVGIAYESDPHQAVAECLAAIASVSRVLPEPKPSVVVKEFGDSAIGLEGYFWIADPRLGTSNVKSEVLLAIWDRFKTAGISMPYPHRDVRVVSMPDTEKRP; this is translated from the coding sequence ATGTCCATGCCCGGCCCATTAAGCTCCGTCGATCTTTCCCGCCTCTTGAGCGAAACCCCGCACAAGTTGTTAGAGCAGGCGCAGAACCCCGTGGTTTTAGGCCAGCTCGCTTGGATACTCCTGAGTGGCCTCATCGCTTACAGCGTGTCCAAACGCCTGCATGGGGTACTTACCAGGATTGCGCCAAAGACATTACCAGCCGCATGGCGGGCAGGGCTGGTGCTCACGGCGGAATTCGTAGCCATGCCGGTTCTTTGGCTGGTGCTGTTGTGGCTGGCCGGAGGTGTGGAGCTGGTCTTCGAGGTCCCACTGCATTTTGTTGGCGCGGCCATCGATCTTGTGCTGGCCTGGATCTGTATTCGCCTGCTCAGCTCCACGGTGAAGAGCAAGGCCGCCTCGGTTGTCATCGCCATTTCGGCTTGGTCCATCGCGGCCCTCAGCATCCTCGACCTCTACACGCCGCTGACGCGCTGGATGCGGGCTGTGGACGTCTATGAAAACAAACAGCATCACATCACGCTGTTCGATGCTGTCAGCGCCGTGGCGCTGCTTGTGGTGCTGCTATGGCTGACGCGCCTCCTTTATGGATTCCTGCGTCGTCAGATCGAAACTGCGCAATCTTTGACGCCATCGTTGAAGGTGCTCCTCACACAGCTCCTGCAGATATTCCTGCCTTCGATGGCGGTGGTGATCGCGCTGCAGACAGTGGGTGTTGATCTTACCACGCTTACCGTCGCTTTTGGTGCCATTGGCCTTGGTGTCGGTTTGGGCTTGCAGCGGCTGGTTTCCAATCTTGTGGCGGGTCTTAGCCTGTTGCTGGGTCAGACCATCAAGCCTGGCGATATTCTCGCCTATAAAGGCACTTTCGGCTACGTCACCGGCATGGGCGCGCGCTATGTGACGTTGCGCACCCTGGGCGGGGTCGAGCATCTCATCCCGAACGACCACTTTCTAGAAAATGGGGTGGAGAACTGGACCTATTCGGACAACCGGCTGGCGCTCTCGGTGTCGGTTGGCATCGCGTATGAAAGCGATCCCCACCAAGCTGTCGCGGAATGTCTTGCGGCCATCGCCTCGGTTTCGCGGGTTTTGCCTGAGCCAAAACCCAGTGTTGTGGTGAAGGAATTTGGCGACAGCGCGATCGGTCTGGAGGGGTATTTCTGGATCGCTGACCCTCGCCTAGGCACCTCCAATGTCAAAAGCGAGGTATTGCTAGCCATATGGGATCGCTTCAAGACGGCGGGAATTTCCATGCCGTATCCGCATCGCGATGTGCGGGTGGTGTCAATGCCGGATACGGAAAAGCGGCCCTAA
- a CDS encoding alginate lyase family protein, translated as MRLGYAFAVASLVTGGAFAQCPTPVQPVHDIIADSYYDDPPVYSHIDPARHAAYEAAVEPIETNLGGIAKMASAGDSTCTLQWLQSWAGGGAMLGKIEKEQAHYERKWVLAGLALSYAKVRAAANAQTRDKIDNWLQSLADGVKAHSDAYKGVRNNHYYWEGLAVAATGAVTGNKADLDWGRHVFDFAMNEINDDGTLPREMARGTRALHYHFFSAEPLVMLASILDVHSEKLDKLVAFCRTGRKDPDMVAARAGIVQLVPGAGAEDAFLIYDRQRVWVPENPLHQVPFNKRLGGDLGLANPLEHPVN; from the coding sequence ATGCGTCTTGGCTATGCGTTTGCTGTTGCGAGCCTGGTTACAGGTGGTGCTTTTGCGCAATGCCCCACGCCAGTCCAGCCTGTGCACGATATTATCGCCGACAGCTATTATGATGATCCGCCGGTTTATTCGCATATCGATCCGGCGCGCCATGCAGCCTATGAAGCGGCGGTGGAGCCAATCGAGACCAATCTCGGCGGCATTGCGAAAATGGCAAGTGCGGGAGACAGCACCTGCACCCTGCAGTGGCTGCAGAGCTGGGCTGGTGGCGGCGCCATGCTCGGCAAGATTGAGAAAGAGCAAGCCCATTATGAACGCAAATGGGTACTGGCAGGCCTCGCGCTCAGCTACGCGAAGGTGCGCGCCGCAGCCAACGCTCAAACGCGCGACAAGATCGATAACTGGCTTCAGAGCCTCGCCGATGGCGTAAAGGCCCATTCCGACGCTTATAAAGGCGTGCGCAACAATCACTACTATTGGGAAGGCTTAGCGGTTGCCGCGACCGGGGCTGTGACGGGCAACAAGGCTGATCTCGATTGGGGTAGACACGTATTCGATTTCGCCATGAACGAAATCAACGACGACGGCACCCTGCCCCGTGAAATGGCGCGCGGCACACGGGCCTTGCACTATCACTTCTTCTCCGCGGAGCCCCTCGTGATGCTCGCAAGCATTCTCGATGTGCATTCGGAAAAACTCGACAAGCTCGTCGCCTTCTGCCGTACCGGACGGAAAGACCCCGATATGGTCGCTGCGCGTGCAGGCATTGTGCAACTCGTTCCGGGCGCAGGGGCGGAAGACGCATTCCTGATCTATGATCGCCAGCGCGTGTGGGTACCTGAGAATCCGCTGCACCAAGTGCCCTTTAATAAGCGCCTAGGCGGCGATTTGGGTTTGGCCAATCCGCTGGAGCATCCGGTAAATTAG
- a CDS encoding superoxide dismutase, whose amino-acid sequence MTIQLPELPYAKDALAPHISAQTLEFHHDKHHAAYVTNANKIIAGTPLESASLEEIVQAAAADASKKALFNNAGQVWNHNFLWNSMTPNGGGAPTGDIADLIKSDFGSYETFVETFQTTAVGQFGSGWAWLVLDGGKLKIEGTANADTPLVHGKKPLLTADVWEHAYYLDYQNRRPDYVKTFLAHLVNWNFANANLKK is encoded by the coding sequence ATGACCATTCAGCTTCCCGAACTGCCTTACGCCAAAGACGCGCTTGCTCCACACATTAGCGCCCAGACGCTCGAGTTCCATCACGACAAGCATCACGCGGCCTATGTGACGAACGCCAACAAGATCATTGCTGGCACGCCGCTGGAAAGTGCCTCGCTGGAAGAGATCGTTCAGGCCGCCGCGGCTGATGCCTCCAAGAAGGCGCTGTTCAACAACGCCGGTCAGGTGTGGAACCATAATTTCCTGTGGAATTCGATGACGCCCAATGGCGGCGGAGCCCCGACCGGCGATATCGCCGATCTCATCAAGTCCGATTTCGGTTCCTATGAAACCTTCGTCGAAACCTTCCAGACCACGGCTGTTGGTCAGTTCGGCAGCGGCTGGGCTTGGCTGGTGCTGGATGGCGGCAAGCTGAAGATCGAGGGCACGGCCAACGCCGATACGCCGCTGGTGCATGGCAAGAAGCCGCTTCTGACCGCGGACGTCTGGGAGCATGCCTATTATCTAGATTACCAGAACCGCCGCCCGGATTACGTCAAGACCTTCCTGGCGCATCTGGTGAACTGGAACTTCGCCAACGCAAATCTCAAGAAATAG
- a CDS encoding ferritin-like domain-containing protein translates to MPSPKSAEDVLATELKEIYSAEKQLARALPRLAKKISNVRLKECLDMRVEQGARLMEEIDEALEEFETSKSKPKNVAAEGLIKDAEEHATEIEEERFLEPVLAASVQKLEHYCIAAWGTAKSLAELLGKDQIVETMERTLDEGREMDENITQLVEEELNPAMQEDGEEDEEDDEDDENEPESMEEEEEKPRRHRTAR, encoded by the coding sequence ATGCCCAGCCCGAAATCGGCCGAAGACGTCCTCGCGACGGAACTGAAAGAAATCTACAGCGCGGAAAAGCAACTGGCACGGGCACTGCCGCGCCTTGCCAAAAAAATCTCCAACGTGCGGCTCAAGGAATGCCTCGATATGCGTGTCGAGCAAGGCGCACGTCTGATGGAGGAGATCGACGAAGCGCTGGAGGAATTTGAAACTTCCAAATCCAAGCCCAAGAATGTGGCGGCTGAGGGGCTTATCAAGGACGCCGAGGAACACGCCACGGAGATCGAGGAAGAGCGCTTCCTGGAACCCGTTCTGGCAGCCTCGGTGCAGAAGCTGGAACATTACTGCATCGCCGCCTGGGGTACCGCCAAATCCCTCGCCGAACTGCTCGGCAAAGACCAGATCGTCGAGACGATGGAACGGACCTTGGACGAGGGCCGGGAGATGGATGAAAACATTACCCAGCTCGTGGAAGAGGAACTCAACCCAGCCATGCAGGAGGACGGGGAAGAGGACGAAGAAGACGACGAAGACGACGAGAACGAGCCGGAAAGCATGGAGGAAGAGGAGGAAAAGCCTCGTCGCCACCGCACCGCGCGCTGA